Proteins encoded in a region of the Oscillospiraceae bacterium MB24-C1 genome:
- a CDS encoding NAD(P)H-dependent oxidoreductase — MSERILTVICPEDTTSGRFIETLEAAAKGHRTEILTRLDADLPLHNRCILFAVSLDKAGINPTLCQLLSLLRGCPAYLQDSVAGVLVDGAGELYTKAVGRDLVLAANGAGCIFPGRPMVEAIGSLHNFAVQAKNAGCTLETAYRLAVGDLIDRILSFEPPRQVHPKVLVLHASSYKTSNTMALWSQVKQALPPNCDITEIGLRNGTMEDCSGCPYTMCLHFGEKGECFYGGVMVQEVYPAIREADALVMLCPNYNDALSANLTACINRLTALYRTASFDRKALFGVVVSGYSGGDIVAAQLVSALCMNKGFWLPPDFCLMETANDPGSALKLPGIEERLARFTQKMLNHLLEQ; from the coding sequence ATGTCGGAGCGAATTCTGACCGTTATCTGCCCCGAAGACACCACGTCAGGGCGGTTTATTGAGACGCTGGAGGCGGCTGCAAAGGGTCACCGCACTGAAATTCTTACTCGATTGGATGCCGACCTGCCACTGCATAATCGGTGTATTTTGTTCGCGGTATCGCTGGATAAAGCCGGTATCAACCCGACGCTGTGTCAATTGTTGTCGCTGCTTAGGGGCTGCCCAGCGTATCTTCAGGATAGCGTAGCAGGCGTTTTGGTCGATGGAGCAGGCGAACTTTACACCAAGGCAGTAGGGCGCGATTTGGTATTGGCGGCCAATGGGGCCGGGTGTATTTTCCCCGGTCGCCCGATGGTAGAGGCCATCGGTTCGCTACACAACTTTGCAGTTCAGGCTAAAAACGCCGGATGCACATTGGAAACAGCTTATCGATTGGCGGTTGGCGATCTCATCGACCGCATTCTGAGCTTTGAGCCGCCGAGGCAGGTGCATCCCAAAGTTTTGGTACTACACGCCTCCAGCTACAAAACCTCCAATACAATGGCACTTTGGAGCCAAGTGAAACAAGCACTACCGCCGAACTGCGACATCACCGAAATCGGCCTGCGCAATGGCACGATGGAGGATTGTTCCGGTTGCCCCTACACCATGTGCCTACACTTTGGCGAAAAGGGCGAGTGTTTTTACGGTGGCGTGATGGTGCAAGAGGTTTATCCTGCCATCCGCGAGGCCGATGCCCTCGTGATGCTGTGTCCGAATTATAATGATGCGCTGTCCGCCAATCTTACTGCCTGCATCAACCGACTCACTGCGTTATATCGCACCGCATCCTTCGACCGCAAGGCTTTGTTTGGAGTTGTGGTGTCGGGTTACTCCGGCGGCGATATTGTAGCGGCGCAGCTTGTTTCGGCGCTATGCATGAATAAAGGGTTCTGGTTGCCGCCGGATTTTTGCCTGATGGAAACCGCCAACGACCCCGGTTCAGCTTTAAAGCTGCCGGGTATTGAGGAGAGACTGGCTCGCTTCACACAAAAAATGCTCAACCACCTATTAGAACAATAG